The genome window ACGACCGGTGGAGGCGATGTGGAAAGCCTCGCGGATGATCGGCCCCAGGTCCTTGCCGTCCTTCACCAGGAAGTTGTGCTTCGTGCAGGGCCGGGTGATGCCGCAGTTGTCGGCCTCCTGGAACGCGTCGTTGCCGATGAGGTGCGTCGGCACCTGCCCGGTGAGGGCGACGATGGGGATGGAGTCCATGTAGGCGTCCTGTAGCGCGGTGACCAGGTTGGTGGCCGCCGGACCCGAGGTCACCAGGCACACGCCGACCTTGCCCGTGGTCCGCGCGTACCCCTCGGCGGCGTGGCCGGCCGCCGCCTCCTGCCGGACGAGGACGTGGCGGAGCCCCTCGAAGTCGTAGAGGGCGTCGTAGAGCGGGAGCACGGCACCCCCCGGCAGGCCGAAGATGGTGTCCACGCCTTCACGCTTGAGGCACTCGAGCACGATGCGAGCTCCGGACGTTTTCACGGCCATTCCTCCTAGAGCAGCCCCGCAGTCGCCAGCACTTCCTTGATGTCCTCGATCGCGTCCCCGTCGGGGGTGCCGAGGGGCGCCCGGCACGGCCCGCCGTAGAATCCCTGAAGGTCGAGCGCCGCCTTCAGCCCGCCGATGCCGTACTGCCCGGCGATGCCGCGGTCGGCCACCATCATCCGGGCCGCGACCTCCCGGGCCTCGTTCCAGCGGGCGGCCGTGGCCAGCGCGTAGACATCGCAGAACTCCCGGGCGGCGATCGTTCCCAGCGCCAGAATGCCGCCCGCAGCCCCGATCGCGAGCGCCGGCAGCAGCGCCGAGGCCGCGCCCACCAGGACGTCGAAGGTCTTGGGCGTCTGATCGATGATCTGGGCGCACTGGGGGATGTTGCCCGAGGAGTCCTTGATGCCGCACACGTTCGGGTGGGCCGCGATCTTCGCGACCGTCTCGGCTTCGAGGTTGATCCCGGTGTTCAAGGGGAAGTTGTAGATCATGATCGGGATCGGCGAGGCGTCGGCGACCGCCAGGTAGTGGCGGATCTGCGCCTCCCGCCGGCTGAACCCCTTGGTGAAGTAGTGGGGCGTGATGACGATGGCCGCGTCGGCGCCGATCTCCGCCGCCCGCTTGGTCTGCCGGACAGTGTGCAGGGTCGAGTTGGTCCCGGTGCCCGCGATGAAGCGCTTGCCGCGGGGGATCGCCGCGCGGGCGGCCGCGAGCACGAGCTCCCGCTCGGCCTCGCTCAGCATGGGGAACTCGCCCGTCGAGCCGAGCACGACGTAGCCGGCCAACGCCGTCGCGTTCCAGCGCTCGAGGTTCGCCGCCAGCCGCTCGGGAGCGACATCGTCGCCGCGGAAGGGCGTCGTGACCGGGATGAACACGCCTTCGAAGCTAGCCATGGAGGCCTCCTCCGGACGCCGCGCCCTCTCGGAGCCGCGCCTGGGCGGCCGCGAGGCGGGCGATAGGGATCATGAACGGCGAACAGGACACGTAGGTCATGCGGACGCGATGGCAGAACTCCACGGACGACGGCTCGCCGCCGTGCTCGCCGCAGATGCCGACCTTCAGCTGCGGCCGGACGCGCCGGCCCCGCTCGATGCCGATCCGCACCAGCTCCCCGACTCCCTCCTGGTCCAGGACCGAGAAGGGGTCGTGAGGGACGAGGCCTCGCTCCAGATAGAAGGGCAGGAACTTGCCGATATCATCGCGGCTGTAGCCGAACGTCATTTGGGTGAGGTCGTTGGTGCCGAACGAGAAGAACTCCGCGTGCTGCGCGATCTGATCGGCGATCAGCGCGGCGCGCGGCACCTCGATCATCGTGCCGATCAGGTACTTCACCGCCACGCCGGTCTCGGCAAGGACCTCGTCGGCGACCGCCTTGGTCATCTCCCAGGTGAGCTTCATCTCGCCGACCGTTCCGGTCAGCGGGATCATGATCTCGGGCTCCACCGTGACGCCCTCGCGGGTCACCGCGCAGGCCGCCTCCACGATGGCCCGCACCTGCATTTCGTAGATCTCCGGGAACATGATCCCGAGCCGGCAGCCCCGGTGACCGAGCATCGGATTGGCTTCCTGCAACCCCCGGACCTTGGCCATGAGCTGCTCCAGCTCCTGGGCCCGGGCGGGATTGATGCCGAGCGCGTCGAGGCGGGTGTACTCCTCCAGCAGCTTCGTGTACTGGGGCAGGAATTCGTGCAGCGGCGGATCGAGCAGGCGGATCG of Candidatus Methylomirabilota bacterium contains these proteins:
- a CDS encoding dihydrodipicolinate synthase family protein, which translates into the protein MASFEGVFIPVTTPFRGDDVAPERLAANLERWNATALAGYVVLGSTGEFPMLSEAERELVLAAARAAIPRGKRFIAGTGTNSTLHTVRQTKRAAEIGADAAIVITPHYFTKGFSRREAQIRHYLAVADASPIPIMIYNFPLNTGINLEAETVAKIAAHPNVCGIKDSSGNIPQCAQIIDQTPKTFDVLVGAASALLPALAIGAAGGILALGTIAAREFCDVYALATAARWNEAREVAARMMVADRGIAGQYGIGGLKAALDLQGFYGGPCRAPLGTPDGDAIEDIKEVLATAGLL